A stretch of Brevundimonas naejangsanensis DNA encodes these proteins:
- the dprA gene encoding DNA-processing protein DprA, translated as MTPLSEAERFARLRLARTDRVGPVAFSQLLQRYGSAKRALDALPDLIRNRGRTGYAIPAPDAVEAELEAGARIGAQLILWSEAAYPEALAAVDPPPPLLWTLGDPTLMQRSCMAIVGARIASAGGQRIARGLAQQLGESGHVVVSGLARGVDAAAHLGALDTGTVAVLGGGVDNIYPSDNADLYRQIAERGCIVSESPVGARAQARDFPRRNRIISGLSRGVVVVEAEIRSGSLITARLAAEQGRDVFAVPGSPLDPRSKGPNELLRQGAILCEGIEDIERAFASLRTLREPSADSPFDPGQPDQIDDALLDRVEALLSPTPIARDELARAARLSIAETAAALLELHLAGRATLLPGGLAAS; from the coding sequence GTGACGCCGCTGTCGGAAGCCGAGCGTTTCGCCCGCCTCCGGCTCGCCCGGACCGACCGCGTCGGCCCCGTGGCCTTTTCCCAGTTGCTCCAGCGGTACGGTTCAGCCAAGCGCGCGCTGGACGCCCTGCCCGATCTGATCCGCAATCGGGGACGCACCGGCTACGCCATACCTGCGCCCGACGCCGTCGAGGCCGAGCTTGAGGCGGGCGCCCGCATCGGCGCGCAACTGATCCTGTGGAGCGAGGCCGCCTATCCCGAAGCCCTCGCCGCCGTCGATCCGCCGCCGCCTTTGCTGTGGACCCTTGGCGACCCGACGCTGATGCAGCGGTCCTGCATGGCCATCGTCGGCGCGCGCATCGCCTCGGCCGGGGGCCAGCGGATCGCGCGCGGACTGGCGCAACAATTGGGTGAAAGCGGTCACGTCGTCGTCTCGGGCCTCGCGCGCGGGGTCGATGCGGCGGCGCACCTTGGCGCTCTGGACACCGGCACGGTCGCCGTTCTGGGCGGCGGCGTGGACAACATCTATCCGTCCGACAACGCCGACCTGTATCGCCAGATCGCCGAGCGCGGCTGCATCGTTTCCGAAAGCCCTGTCGGCGCGCGGGCCCAGGCGCGCGACTTCCCGCGCCGCAACCGCATCATCTCGGGCCTGTCGCGGGGCGTGGTGGTGGTCGAGGCGGAAATCCGCTCCGGCTCCCTGATCACCGCGCGGCTGGCGGCCGAACAAGGTCGCGACGTCTTCGCCGTGCCCGGCTCGCCCCTGGACCCGCGCTCCAAGGGGCCGAACGAATTGCTGCGGCAAGGCGCGATCCTGTGCGAAGGGATCGAGGATATCGAGCGCGCCTTCGCTTCCTTGAGAACCCTGCGCGAGCCGTCCGCTGATTCGCCGTTCGACCCCGGCCAACCGGATCAGATCGACGACGCCCTGCTGGACCGGGTCGAGGCTCTGCTGTCGCCGACGCCCATCGCCCGCGACGAACTGGCGCGCGCCGCGCGCCTG
- the plsY gene encoding glycerol-3-phosphate 1-O-acyltransferase PlsY: MQDLAGPALLTLGLVAIGGYLLGSIPFGVILTRAAGAGDVRNIGSGNIGATNVLRTGRKDLAIATLILDAGKGAVALLIARHLFGSEAVGAIAGGAAFLGHLFPVWLGFKGGKGVATFFGLILAACWPLGLLAAATWLIMAFALRYSSLSALAAAALTPLYALLPLPALGLPAPAPILVLAVFTAVLIFIRHHENIGRLLKGAEPKIGAKKA; the protein is encoded by the coding sequence TTGCAGGATCTGGCGGGGCCGGCGCTCCTTACGCTCGGGCTTGTGGCTATTGGCGGATACCTGCTGGGCTCCATTCCCTTCGGCGTCATCCTGACCCGCGCGGCGGGCGCGGGCGACGTGCGCAACATCGGTTCGGGCAACATCGGCGCGACCAACGTCCTGCGCACCGGGCGCAAGGACTTGGCTATCGCCACCCTGATCCTGGATGCGGGCAAGGGCGCGGTCGCCCTGCTGATCGCGCGGCATCTGTTCGGGTCCGAGGCCGTGGGCGCCATCGCCGGCGGCGCGGCCTTCCTGGGCCACCTCTTCCCCGTCTGGCTGGGCTTCAAGGGCGGCAAGGGGGTGGCGACCTTTTTCGGCCTGATCCTGGCCGCCTGCTGGCCGCTGGGCCTGCTGGCGGCGGCGACCTGGCTGATCATGGCCTTCGCCCTGCGCTACTCCTCGCTGTCGGCCCTGGCGGCGGCGGCGCTGACGCCGCTCTACGCCCTGCTGCCCCTGCCCGCGCTAGGCCTGCCTGCGCCCGCGCCCATCCTGGTCCTCGCGGTCTTCACCGCCGTGCTGATCTTCATCCGCCACCATGAGAACATCGGCCGCCTGCTCAAAGGCGCCGAGCCCAAGATCGGGGCCAAGAAGGCGTGA